A genome region from Cucumis sativus cultivar 9930 chromosome 4, Cucumber_9930_V3, whole genome shotgun sequence includes the following:
- the LOC116403244 gene encoding uncharacterized protein LOC116403244, which produces MKIIKGKSKLMDKIEGKEVEEINVNDDKVELDIFKERALIKMTKEKEVVCESTSVLPMGMKLILIYVEKIMEKDSSITIPLPIGIFGISRKTSVLREDIIDLCNMNEVKTFTLVAYMTYLYSSVLGSKETIQYVFVDPSLTSVGHSQESRVRHLCSRLMVSKINEIVLAPFNPGGHWTLLAINAYDDIVFYLDSLRTTSKSTIRYVTDM; this is translated from the exons atgaaaataatcaaagggAAGAGTAAGTTGATGGATAAAATCGAAGGGAAAGAGGTGGAGGAGATCAATGTAAATGACGACAAAGTAGAGTTGGACATCTTTAAG GAGAGAGCCttaataaaaatgactaaGGAAAAAGAGGTTGTCTGTGAATCGACGTCAGTTTTGCCAATGGGAATGAAGTTGATTCTCATATACGTTGAGAAGATAATGGAGAAAGATTCTAGTATCACTATTCCACTACCTATTGGCATTTTTGGTATTAGTCGAAAGACTTCTGTTCTCCGAGAGGACATCATTGATCTTTGTAACATGAATGAGGTCAAAACATTTACATTGGTGGCCTATATGAC gtaCTTGTATTCATCTGTTCTTGGTTCGAAGGAAACTATACAGTATGTCTTTGTAGATCCATCCCTCACCTCTGTCGGACACTCACAAGAATCTCGAGTTCGACACTTATGCAGTAGATTGATGGTCTCAAAGATTAACGAAATAGTTCTTGCTCCTTTTAATCCTGG ggGTCATTGGACACTACTGGCCATAAATGCATATGATGATATAGTATTTTACCTCGACTCACTAAGGACAACATCGAAGTCAACTATAAGATACGTCACCGACATGTAA
- the LOC116403420 gene encoding uncharacterized protein LOC116403420 gives MEVLSRMLNSPPQNFQFHQFCEKVRLTHLTFVDDLMIFCTADNHSISFIKETIKRFGELSGLFANLAKSSNFLVGVNSSKASWLAPNMDFSIGHLPVRYLGLPLLSGRLRSSDCDPLIQRITSHIRSWSARVLSFAGKEEGRGGAKVAWDEVCLPFDEGGLDIRDGSSWNIASTLKILWLLLVKSGSLWVAWVESYILKGDRCGDQCWGGSILGIGKSVRRKLWRLLWCATIYFIWQERNHRLHGGAVRELMVVFQLIRSCIKARAASWSDGVHGLI, from the exons ATGGAGGTGCTTTCTCGCATGTTGAATAGCCCACctcagaattttcaattccaccaGTTTTGTGAGAAGGTCAGATTAACTCATCTTACTTTTGTAGATGACCTGATGATCTTTTGTACTGCTGATAATCATTCTATTAGTTTCATAAAAGAGACTATTAAGAGGTTTGGTGAGCTTTCAGGACTGTTTGCTAATCTTGCTAAAAGCTCAAATTTTCTTGTGGGGGTTAATAGTTCGAAAGCTTCTTGGCTTGCTCCTAACATGGATTTTTCCATTGGTCATCTCCCTGTtcgttatcttgggcttcctcTCCTCTCTGGAAGATTGCGGAGCTCTGATTGTGATCCCCTTATTCAGCGTATTACCAGTCATATTCGGTCTTGGTCTGCTAGAGTGTTATCTTTTGCAG GTAAGGAGGAGGGAAGAGGTGGTGCTAAAGTTGCCTGGGATgaggtttgtcttccttttgatgaaggaGGTCTTGATATTCGCGATGGATCTTCTTGGAATATAGCAAGCACGTTGAAGATATTATGGTTGCTACTTGTTAAATCTGGTAGTTTGTGGGTTGCTTGGGTGGAATCTTATATCTTAAAGGGAGATCGCTGTGGAGATCAATGCTGGGGTGGGTCGATCTTG GGTATTGGGAAGAGTGTGAGGAGAAAACTGTGGCGCcttctctggtgtgctacaatttatttcatttggcaggAGCGAAATCATCGTCTTCATGGAGGTGCTGTTCGAGAGCTTATGGTTGTATTCCAGCTCATTCGGTCGTGTATTAAAGCGCGTGCTGCTTCTTGGTCGGATGGTGTTCATGGTcttatttaa